The following proteins come from a genomic window of Athalia rosae chromosome 1, iyAthRosa1.1, whole genome shotgun sequence:
- the LOC105687139 gene encoding NADH dehydrogenase [ubiquinone] 1 alpha subcomplex subunit 10, mitochondrial — protein MASVLRFGASKLLARNSLAVLCKPTSGTNGAVIQAAFISGKALRVTDNTRPPPYPYETKRFTLFDAIFENTTHRFDENSKIIVVEGPIASGKTKFAKALAEDLDMIYLPAVTMDAEYVNEYGYDCRQLDPILPEACKSYDVKNFCENPHHENCANYQILMYKHRFSQYVDALAHLFSTGQGIIMERCVYSDHIFLETMYNAGYISKAARQTYYDIRTATQGELLLPHLCIYLDVPAAAVKDKIQKRGIPYEVNSKVFTMNYLSSIEHMYKQQYLKELSQYANILVYDWTDEGDVEVVIEDIERLSFDRTSKDDMKFRDWEFWNESHVNQTRREYADNKLRLLTLFDIADCDAPELHYNGEDHQKLLEAWQNAPGNKYMKGYNADQGDTGLRWKFCPDWRDYRSKDFD, from the exons ATGGCGAGTGTGTTACGGTTCGGTGCAAGCAAACTGCTTGCTCGCAATTCTTTGGCAGTATTATGTAAG CCAACATCAGGAACCAATGGAGCCGTAATACAAGCGGCATTCATTTCTGGAAAGGCGCTGAGAGTTACAGACAATACACGACCTCCGCCATATCCCTATGAGACAAAACGATTTACTTTGTTCGATGCTATATTTGAAAACACCACTCATaggtttgatgaaaattccaaaataaTTGTCGTGGAAGGGCCAATCGCCTCagggaaaacaaaatttgcCAAAGCATTGGCTGAGGATTTAGACATGATTTATCTGCCAGCTGTAACGATGGATGCAGAGTATGTGAATGAATACGGATATGATTGCCGACAGTTAGATCCTATTCTACCTGAGGCTTGCAAGAGCTATGATGTGAAAAACTTCTGCGAAAACCCTCATCACGAGAATTGTGCAAACTATCAAATCTTGATGTACAAGCACAGGTTTTCTCAATACGTCGATGCCTTAGCTCACCTTTTTTCTACCGGTCAAGGTATTATCATGGAGCGGTGTGTATACTCAGATCATATATTTCTTGAGACGATGTACAATGCCGGATACATCAGCAAAGCTGCCCGACAAACCTATTATGATATTAGAACTGCTACTCAAGGTGAACTCCTGCTGCCGCATTTATGCATCTACCTGGATGTCCCTGCAGCTGCTGTCAAG GATAAGATTCAAAAGAGAGGAATTCCTTACGAAGTAAATTCTAAAGTCTTCACCATGAACTACTTATCTAGCATTGAACATATGTACAAGCAACAATATTTGAAAGAACTGTCCCAGTACGCCAATATTTTGGTATACGATTGGACAGATGAAGGCGATGTAGAGGTCGTGATCGAGGACATTGAAAGATTGAGTTTTGATAGAACGTCCAAAGATGATATGAAATTCAGGGACTGGGAGTTCTGGAATGAGAGTCACGTGAATCAAACTAGGCGGGAGTACGCAGATAACAAACTGAGATTGCTAACGTTATTTGACATTGCGGATTGCGATGCGCCAGAGCTACATTACAACGGAGAAGATCATCAAAAACTCCTTGAAGCTTGGCAAAAC GCTCCTGGAAACAAATATATGAAAGGTTACAATGCAGATCAAGGTGATACGGGACTCCGATGGAAATTCTGCCCAGATTGGCGAGATTACAGATCAAAGGATTTCGATTAG
- the LOC110117059 gene encoding uncharacterized protein LOC110117059, which translates to MILFTVGNKETIPCSDTYTRDYSYGLNPEARDIGAPQSFFHNAVFIRNAVLYTLLSLTTRIIRMPAPLLMRFIKNLLHSDTNIDFVQKWVKKDRGRRVNSIRGTPRRIVERMRSTDEPT; encoded by the exons ATGATTCTCTTCACCGTAGGAAATAAAGAG ACGATCCCCTGTTCCGATACCTACACCCGGGATTACTCGTACGGACTTAATCCCGAGGCCCGAGATATTGGCGCTCCACAGTCGTTCTTTCACAATGCCGTCTTCATTAGAAATGCCGTTTTGTATACTCTGTTATCACTCACGACTCGTATCATCCGCATGCC AGCTCCACTACTGATGagatttatcaaaaatttgttGCACTCCGACACGAACATAGACTTCGTGCAAAAATGGGTTAAAAAGGACCGTGGACGGAGGGTCAATTCAATCCGCGGCACCCCACGAAGGATTGTTGAAAGGATGCGATCAACGGACGAACCGACCTGA
- the LOC105687142 gene encoding synaptobrevin homolog YKT6, whose protein sequence is MVKLYALTILYKGQTAATTLKSAYELGSFSFFQRGSVQEFMAFVSKTITERTQIAARQSVKEGEYMCHVYVRADNLAGVLISDHEYPGRVSHTLITKVLDEFASKHPPSTWATLNEATSNFPQVNTYLAKYQNPREADAFTKMQNDLDETKIILHNTIEAVLERGEKLDDLVSKSEGLSMQSKAFYKTARKTNSCCSLTA, encoded by the exons GCAAACAGCAGCAACCACGCTGAAGTCAGCCTACGAACTGGgatccttttcattttttcaacgtggAAGTGTTCAGGAGTTCATGGCATTTGTCAGTAAGACAATTACAGAAAGAACACAAATAGCAGCTAGACAAAGCGTCAAAGAAGGAG aatatatGTGTCACGTTTATGTGAGAGCAGATAATCTCGCTGGAGTTTTAATCTCGGATCATGAATATCCAGGTAGAGTTTCGCACACGTTGATCACAAAAGTGCTAGACGAGTTTGCCTCCAAGCATCCACCTAGCACATGGGCAACTTTGAATGAAGCAACGTCAAACTTTCCGCAGGTTAACACGTACCTGGCAAAGTACCAAAATCCCCGGGAGGCAGATGCATTTACAAAGATGCAAAATGATCTTGACGAAACAAAGATTATCTTG cATAACACAATAGAAGCTGTATTAGAAAGAGGCGAAAAATTAGACGATTTGGTATCAAAGTCTGAGGGCCTTAGCATGCAGTCGAAAGCATTTTACAAAACTGCGAGGAAGACGAATTCCTGCTGTAGTTTAACAGCCTAG